In Trifolium pratense cultivar HEN17-A07 linkage group LG7, ARS_RC_1.1, whole genome shotgun sequence, a genomic segment contains:
- the LOC123897824 gene encoding uncharacterized protein LOC123897824 — protein sequence MAFSFSKKKPSSRYSSYDSRSSTSSIFSDPSSSYEFNNMNNNLKNPKSSSSSRAIVKAKSSSHLTPTTKLDPTLTTMVKKFMQNKPKLVNPTSTKLFIPSDVIAKDLKKDAKRVTTFSGMQKKLFGKNGSSEKKEKVKALTEVKGNTRTLAMVLRSERELLSINKEQEEEILKLKLMIENKNKEVEKLKDLCLNQREEIKSLKDTILFPDVMNCQLQELVEKQGSELKEAKQVIPSLQKQVSSLTGQLQSLAEDLAEVKADKYSTKTGFQGYGSSPRTPPSHSREDASNSWDFSSDDNSDDLLLRDLNPCLTPHNANKSRSRESLQDESLSGDDLKVYPELDDFNSYDQKFSKSSDCYNHNTVKIGKIGITTKASRRSDDSKTAWR from the exons ATGGCGTTTTCATTTTCCAAGAAAAAACCCTCTTCAAGATACAGTTCCTACGATTCACGTTCATCAACATCCTCAATCTTTTCAGACCCATCTTCATCCTATGAATTCAACAACATGAACAACAACCTTAAAAACCCCAAATCCTCATCTTCATCTCGTGCTATTGTCAAAGCTAAATCCTCTTCTCATCTAACTCCAACAACAAAACTTGATCCAACATTAACCACAATGGTCAAAAAATTCATGCAGAATAAACCCAAATTAGTGAACCCAACAAGTACTAAGTTGTTCATTCCTTCTGATGTTATTGCTAAAGATTTGAAGAAAGATGCTAAAAGGGTCACTACTTTTTCTGGGATGCAGAAGAAACTGTTTGGGAAAAATGGGTCATctgagaagaaagaaaaggtTAAAGCTTTGACAGAAGTGAAAGGGAATACTAGAACACTTGCTATGGTTTTGAGGAGTGAGAGGGAGCTTCTGAGTATCAATAAGGAGCAAGAGGAGGAGATTTTGAAGCTCAAGCTTATGATTGAGAATAAGAAcaaagag GTAGAGAAGTTGAAGGATTTGTGCTTGAACCAAAGAGAAGAAATCAAGTCATTGAAGGATACAATACTGTTTCCAGATGTTATGAATTGCCAGCTTCAAGAACTTGTAGAGAAGCAAGGGTCAGAACTGAAAGAAGCAAAACAAGTCATTCCATCTCTACAAAAGCAGGTTTCTTCTCTCACTGGTCAGCTTCAAAGCCTCGCCGAGGATCTTGCAGAG GTCAAGGCTGATAAGTATTCAACAAAAACCGGTTTCCAAGGTTACGGAAGTTCTCCAAGAACACCGCCATCACATTCCCGGGAAGACGCTTCAAACTCTTGG GACTTTAGCTCGGATGACAATTCCGATGACCTATTACTCAGAGATCTCAATCCATGCTTAACACCTCACAATGCCAACAAGTCAAGATCAAGG GAATCTCTGCAGGATGAAAGCTTATCTGGGGACGATCTTAAAGTATATCCTGAGCTAGATGATTTCAATTCTTACGATCAGAAGTTTTCAAAAAGTTCCGACTGTTACAATCATAACACTGTCAAAATTGGCAAAATAGGAATTACAACCAAAGCAAGTCGAAGATCTGATGACAGCAAAACAGCTTGGAGGTAG